From the Primulina tabacum isolate GXHZ01 chromosome 3, ASM2559414v2, whole genome shotgun sequence genome, one window contains:
- the LOC142538591 gene encoding uncharacterized protein LOC142538591, with the protein MISRDATDANTRRARKSHGRILENFEISREADLPQDPIIIFGPEYFRGVVATQNDALVATDIISNYYMAMIFINNESSVNILFNRTLDHIKLEGFEFETVCTPLYGFAGQTIHPLGQVVLPIYVGSDPRRVTKMITFMVVDTPLSYNGILGRPALKILEP; encoded by the coding sequence atgatctcgAGAGATGCTACCGATGCAAACACCAGACGAGCTCGGAAATCACATGGAAGAAtattggagaactttgagatatccaGGGAGGCGGACTTACCACAAGATCCCATCATCATCTTTGGGCCAGAATACTTTCGAGGCGTTGTGGCTACACAGAATGATGCCTTGGTAGCAACGGACATCATTTCCAATTACTACATGGCAATGATCTTTATTAATAATGAAAGTTCCGTGAATATTTTGTTCAATAGAACATTGGATCACATTAAATtggaaggatttgagtttgagacGGTCTGTACCCCTCTGTATGGGTTCGCGGGACAGACCATTCATCCATTGGGTCAAGTTGTTCTTCCCATATATGTGGGGAGTGATCCTCGACGGGTAACAAAAATGATAACCTTCATGGTGGTAGATACTCCATTATCGTACAATGGAATCTTGGGACGGCCAGCCTTAAAGATTTTAGAGCCATAG
- the LOC142539087 gene encoding transcription factor MYB75-like, with amino-acid sequence MHCSRKANAGKSTNPGGVRRGAWSKEEDGLLKKCVETFGEGRWHLVPLRAGLNRCRKSCRLRWVNYLSPDIKRGYFTTDEIDLLIRLHKLLGNRWSLIAGRIPGRTANDVKNYWNTHIMSKSVEMKTKIIKPKPHNLAKLALSNKKKQQQQQPLISEERPHQINLQCCGIGTTPLLIQTGRSDAGNNCSNQINGGDQLNEELSMDIWKLLGFDDV; translated from the exons ATGCATTGCAGTAGGAAAGCTAACGCAGGGAAGAGCACTAATCCTGGTGGAGTGAGGAGAGGTGCGTGGAGCAAAGAAGAAGATGGACTTTTGAAGAAATGTGTAGAAACTTTTGGGGAAGGCAGGTGGCATTTAGTTCCTCTCAGAGCAG GTTTGAATAGGTGTAGGAAGAGTTGCAGGTTGAGATGGGTGAATTATTTGAGTCCAGATATTAAACGGGGTTATTTTACAACGGATGAAATCGATCTCTTGATAAGGCTTCATAAGCTTTTAGGAAACAG ATGGTCGTTGATTGCTGGTAGGATTCCAGGGCGAACTGCGAACGATGTGAAGAATTACTGGAACACCCACATCATGAGTAAATCAGTCGAAATGAAAACCAAGATTATAAAACCAAAACCGCACAATCTGGCGAAATTAGCCCTATCAAATAAGAAGAagcaacagcagcagcaacCATTAATCAGCGAAGAGAGGCCGCATCAAATTAATTTACAGTGCTGTGGCATTGGAACGACCCCGCTTTTGATTCAAACTGGAAGATCAGATGCTGGAAACAATTGCTCTAATCAAATCAATGGTGGCGATCAGCTAAATGAAGAACTCTCCATGGATATTTGGAAACTCTTGGGATTTGATGATGTTTAA